One region of Quercus lobata isolate SW786 chromosome 2, ValleyOak3.0 Primary Assembly, whole genome shotgun sequence genomic DNA includes:
- the LOC115974456 gene encoding protein RCC2 homolog — protein MAAVEAEKKVEVEEEQEKKEKAGELLFCGGTCWDAIGRRKGSIEGNLVSPTRLRPLLGVNIRFVATGCASCHCVALDVEGRCYTWGRNEKGQLGHGDTLQRDRPTVVSELLKYKVTKAASGRSHTVVVTADGNSLSFGWNKHGQLGSGSVRNEIESSPVRCLVSEVKNTACGADFTAWLSSVEGASILTAGLPQYGQLGHGTDNEYNTKDSSVRLAYEAQPRPKAIASLAGETIVKVACGANHTVAVDSNGFVYTWGFGGYGRLGHREQKDEWSPRRVDVFQRHNVLPPDAVVSAGSVNSACTAAGGQLYMWGKIKTTGDDWMYPKPLMDLSGWNIRCMDSGSMHHFVGADSSCISWGHAQYGELGFGPTGQKSSATPKKVDILEGMHVISVACGSGLSMVIVDRTNAGDRLDQLDVYDGKGSGEGSEEPESKTVAKQTTKKGAVKASNNSKKRKKSKDSSDSEDEESDDDDSENGEEQPNGQAEKKSQGGKGSNRGQGKGAAKPVRGRGRPPSANKSSQPPPQAKTGKRGRPRKS, from the exons ATGGCTGCGGTGGAGGCGGAGAAGAAGGTTGAGGTTGAGGAGGAGcaggagaagaaagagaaagccGGTGAGCTTTTATTCTGTGGCGGCACGTGTTGGGACGCGATCGGTCGCCGCAAAGGTAGCATCGAAGGCAACTTGGTCTCTCCGACTCGCCTTCGTCCACTCCTCGGTGTCAATATCCGATTCGTCGCCACTGGTTGCG CATCGTGTCATTGCGTGGCGTTGGATGTGGAAGGGCGTTGCTATACGTGGGGGCGCAATGAG AAAGGACAACTTGGTCACGGAGATACACTTCAACGCGATAGGCCGACCGTAGTTTCTGAACTTCTAAA GTACAAAGTCACCAAAGCTGCATCAGGAAGAAGTCATACAGTGGTGGTTACTGCAGATGGAAATTCCCTCTCTTTTGGCTGGAACAAACATGGGCAGCTGGGTTCAGGCTCTGTACGGAATG AAATTGAGTCATCTCCTGTTCGCTGTCTTGTGTCCGAAGTAAAAAATACTGCTTGTGGAGCTGACTTCACTGCGTGGTTATCTTCTGTTGAAGGAGCTTCTATACT GACGGCAGGTCTTCCACAGTATGGACAACTTGGGCATGGAACAGACAATGAG TACAACACTAAAGACAGCTCAGTGAGGCTTGCTTATGAAGCCCAACCACGCCCTAAAGCAATAGCTTCCCTTGCTGGGGAAACAATCGTCAAAGTTGCATGTGGAGCGAACCATACAG TGGCGGTTGATTCAAATGGCTTTGTTTACAC GTGGGGTTTTGGCGGTTATGGAAG GCTCGGACATAGGGAGCAGAAGGATGAGTGGTCCCCTCGTCGTGTTGATGTTTTTCAGAGGCACAATGTTCTACCTCCCGATGCAGTGGTATCAGCTGGTTCTGTTAACTCTGCTTGCACTGCAG CTGGAGGGCAGCTGTATATGTGGGGCAAAATAAAGACCACTGGTGATGACTGGATGTATCCTAAACCTCTCATGGATTTAAG TGGTTGGAACATACGTTGCATGGATTCAGGTAGTATGCACCATTTTGTTGGTGCTGATTCCTCCTGCATAAGTTGGGGCCATGCACAATATGGAGAGCTGGGATTTGGCCCTACTGGGCAGAA ATCGTCTGCAACACCAAAAAAGGTAGATATTCTTGAGGGCATGCATGTCATCAG TGTTGCATGTGGTTCTGGCCTTTCCATGGTGATTGTTGATAGAACAAATGCTGGTGATCGACTTGATCAA ctTGATGTATATGATGGCAAAGGTTCTGGTGAAG GGAGTGAGGAACCTGAGAGCAAAACTGTTGCCAAGCAAACTACTAAAAAGGGTGCTGTTAAAGCTTCTAATAACtccaagaagaggaagaagtctAAAGATTCATCCGACTCTGAAGATGAGGAgagtgatgatgatgacagtGAAAATGGTGAAGAACAGCCCAATGGGCaggcagaaaagaaaagtcaaGGTGGGAAGGGTTCTAATAGAGGTCAAGGTAAGGGTGCCGCTAAACCAGTGCGTGGACGGGGGCGCCCTCCTTCGGCAAACAAAAGCTCACAGCCGCCACCTCAAGCGAAAACCGGTAAAAGAGGAAGGCCTCGTAAGTCATAA
- the LOC115974453 gene encoding uncharacterized protein LOC115974453 codes for MGGTNENGAGMQGLQSTFGLKPKNQFDVQNFNTLQKGVPMRQLPQNLSPSSENSNKRPGIPPSHPNNTANSMQYSQFTGSRPASRQPGSQSLSPGPSHTRSLSQPSFFMLDSLPPLSPLPSMSSLSDPIMTDVSMEESVVNSHAQPHGGNGGNAFRVGEGLPPRKGGHRRSNSDNLPLGFSAMIQASPQLMPIGSRGVLERSVSGRENSGAEKPATLVMKAELKRDRDGNNIADGTGEGKSEGEISDDLINVYMNFENIDKMNSSGTEEKDLDSRASGSRTNGCDSSDNEVESRINGYPNSLQGLSSGFPNEKREGKRIAGGETTPTVRHYRSVSMDSYMDSLNFDDESPKLPPIGTGAGQHLPSNAIDGNSSKFSMELGNVEFSDAELQKIKENAKLTEIALSDPKRAKRILANRQSAARSKERKTRHTADLEHKAQILETENTTLSAEVTKLQRESIALQSENKELKFRLQAMEQESKLKDALNETLTTEVQRLRLAATECGGEGYLANLMAQQLSINQQMFQLQHAQPRQLYHLSREQQHLLQQQGQLPPQQQNCDTGEQETNQ; via the exons ATGGGTGGCACTAATGAAAATGGGGCTGGTATGCAAGGGCTTCAATCTACATTTGGTTTGAAGCCAAAGAATCAATTTGATGTGCAAAATTTCAATACCCTTCAAAAGGGTGTGCCTATGCGTCAATTGCCACAAAATTTGAGTCCTAGTAGTGAGAACAGTAATAAGAGACCTGGTATACCACCCTCACACCCCAATAACACTGCTAATTCGATGCAGTACTCACAGTTTACGGGGTCCAGACCAGCTTCTAGGCAGCCGGGTTCGCAGAGTTTGAGCCCGGGGCCTTCCCATACTAGGTCTTTGTCTCAACCTTCATTTTTCATGCTTGATAGTTTGCCCCCTTTGAGCCCTTTGCCCTCTATGAGCTCTCTCTCAGACCCGATTATGACTGATGTGTCTATGGAAGAAAGTGTTGTTAATTCTCATGCCCAGCCTCATGGTGGAAATGGAGGTAATGCGTTTCGGGTTGGTGAGGGCCTTCCACCTCGTAAAGGTGGACACCGTCGTTCTAATAGTGATAATCTTCCGTTAGGATTCTCAGCCATGATTCAAGCTTCACCACAATTGATGCCCATTGGGAGTCGGGGAGTTTTGGAACGGTCAGTTTCTGGGAGAGAGAATTCAGGAGCGGAAAAGCCAGCCACGTTGGTGATGAAAGCGGAATTGAAAAGGGATAGGGATGGCAATAACAttgctgatgggacaggtgaaGGGAAATCGGAGGGGGAAATTTCAGATGACTTGATTAATGTATACATGAACTTTGAAAACATTGATAAAATGAACTCATCTGGTACTGAGGAAAAGGATTTGGATAGCAGAGCCAGCGGCTCGAGGACAAATGGATGTGATAGCAGTGATAATGAAGTGGAAAGTCGGATAAATGGCTACCCAAACAGTTTGCAAGGGTTAAGTTCTGGTTTTCCTAATGAGAAGAGGGAAGGAAAGAGAATTGCTGGTGGAGAAACGACACCTACTGTTCGACACTATAGAAGTGTTTCAATGGATAGTTATATGGATAGTTTGAATTTTGATGATGAATCACCAAAGCTTCCGCCTATAGGAACTGGGGCGGGTCAACACTTGCCTAGCAATGCAATTGATGGGAACTCAAGTAAGTTCAGCATGGAGCTTGGAAATGTTGAGTTTAGTGATGCTGAGCTGCAAAAGATCAAGGAAAATGCGAAACTGACTGAGATTGCACTATCAGACCCCAAACGTGCCAAGAG GATTTTGGCCAATCGTCAATCAGCTGCCCGTTCTAAGGAGCGGAAGACACGGCACACTGCAGACTTAGAGCACAAGGCACAAATTCTAGAGACAGAGAACACTACATTGTCTGCAGAGGTTACAAAGTTACAG AGAGAGTCTATTGCACTTCAGAGTGAGAACAAGGAGTTGAAATTTCGCCTTCAGGCCATGGAACAAGAGTCCAAACTCAAAGATG CTTTGAATGAGACCTTGACCACAGAAGTCCAACGTTTAAGGCTGGCTGCAACAGAGTGTGGTGGTGAAGGCTACTTGGCGAACCTCATGGCCCAGCAGCTTTCCATTAATCAACAGATGTTTCAGTTGCAGCACGCCCAGCCCAGGCAGCTTTACCATTTGTCGCGGGAGCAACAACATCTACTGCAACAGCAGGGACAACTGCCGCCCCAGCAGCAGAATTGTGATACGGGTGAGCAAGAGACAAACCAGTAG